In a genomic window of Brassica rapa cultivar Chiifu-401-42 chromosome A10, CAAS_Brap_v3.01, whole genome shotgun sequence:
- the LOC103846261 gene encoding GPI ethanolamine phosphate transferase 3 isoform X1, with protein sequence METYPKRNNKLIPLAFLLIHSIAILIFTRGFLLTRTELPFHSTCSDASLSPCLSNNHSNSNHNQTKCWTKPVVDRVVIIVLDALRIDFLAPSAFFPEAKPWMDKLTVLQNLAFGNESSAKIFKAFADPPTTSLQRLKGLTTGGLPTFVDVGNSFGAPAIVEDNFINQLVLNGKRLVMMGDDTWTQLFPNQFQQSYPFPSFNVKDLDTVDNGCIEHLFPTLYKDDWDVLIAHFLGVDHAGHIFGVDSMPMINKLEQYNTVIERVVDILESQAGPGGVHENTMLIVMGDHGQTLNGDHGGGTAEEVETTMFVMSTKKHTTSVPPEFDTSSCKQDPDGKQMCISSIEQLDFAATLSALLGISFPFGSIGHVNPELYALGSSSFNLDNTKQPAVKEWMQSYVNVLCVNAWQVKRYIDVYSNSSVVGFSSDDMSRISDQYSAAEHHWSNSVKHLLMDNDGNEDSTNTSALKAQIAAYLKFFSSVAELARSKWTEFNLSLMITGFGILVISLILQSLAIFHGDNKPLAVGSGLSTGAAFTLFIVLVRACSFLSNSYILEEGKVANFLLATTGLIKLRYSVMRKAMRKEAFIFLAMVSVLRVSIDIGLTKQAATSQFMSSSPTWMLGLAPDHPALTYAIEIAPILSVAALICVLYIAVAKTHSEGMRKYVTVGSMLSYLLIALLWASESKIFGFDGFLQVIGGRNVIPQTVYVIGLVQLFLLASCHMFCSGKDKNWGSRTVALVSACSSPVMLLSGKQGSMLALAYLLAGYCIMRLEGVERRTKSDGQNSKLDPVCVVQWSLLSVCMFFASGHWCAFDGLRYGAAFVGFDEFVLIRQAILLTIETFGFSIILSVFGLPLLIPTHGEKRRQLFQMYMLYGVISATTVTATILCVTIHRRHLMVWGLFAPKFVFDVVGLILTDVLICLASAFYL encoded by the exons ATGGAGACGTATCCGAAACGAAACAACAAGCTGATACCTTTAGCCTTTCTCTTGATCCACTCCATCGCCATTCTCATCTTCACTCGCGGGTTCCTCCTCACCCGAACAGAGCTTCCTTTCCACAGCACATGCTCCGACGCTTCACTCTCTCCTTGCCTCTCGAATAATCACTCAAACTCCAATCATAACCAGACGAAATGTTGGACCAAACCGGTCGTAGATCGCGTGGTGATCATCGTCTTGGACGCTCTCAGAATCGATTTCTTAGCCCCGAGTGCTTTCTTCCCAG AAGCAAAGCCGTGGATGGACAAATTAACAGTCTTGCAGAACCTTGCCTTTGGTAACGAATCGTCTGCTAAGATCTTTAAGGCTTTTGCTGATCCTCCTACTACCAGTCTGCAGCGTCTCAAG GGATTGACGACGGGAGGGTTGCCTACTTTTGTCGATGTTGGCAACAGTTTTGGTGCTCCTGCTATTGTTGAGGATAATTTTATTAATCAG CTAGTGCTAAATGGGAAACGGTTGGTGATGATGGGTGATGATACTTGGACACAGTTGTTCCCTAATCAGTTTCAACAGTCGTATCCTTTTCCTTCTTTCAATGTTAAAGACCTGGATACT GTTGACAATGGATGCATTGAACACCTATTCCCAACACTTTACAAAGATGATTGGGATGTTCTGATTGCGCATTTTCTTGGCGTG GACCATGCAGGACACATATTTGGAGTGGATTCGATGCCGATGATTAATAAGTTGGAGCAATATAATACTGTTATAGAG AGAGTCGTGGATATATTGGAGAGCCAGGCTGGACCAGGTGGCGTGCATGAGAACACTATGCTCATAGTAATGGGTGACCATGGGCAGACATTAAATGGGGATCATGGCGGAGGCACTGCTGAAGAG GTAGAAACAACCATGTTTGTCATGAGTACGAAGAAGCATACAACTTCGGTTCCTCCTGAGTTTGATACCTCGTCTTGTAAACAAGATCCG GACGGGAAGCAGATGTGCATCAGCTCCATCGAGCAG CTTGATTTTGCGGCAACATTGTCAGCTTTGCTTGGAATATCATTTCCTTTCGGAAG CATTGGGCATGTCAACCCAGAGCTCTATGCCCTTGGTTCCAGCAGCTTTAATTTAGATAACACTAAGCAACCAGCTGTTAAAGAGTGGATGCAAAGTTATGTGAATGTCCTCTGTGTGAATGCTTGGCAG GTGAAAAGATATATAGATGTTTATTCAAACTCATCCGTTGTTGGTTTCTCATCCGATGATATGTCAAGAATATCAGATCAATATTCTGCAGCCGAACATCATTGGTCTAACTCTGTCAAACACCTATTGATGGATAACGATGGAAACGAGGACAGTACAAATACATCTGCTCTTAAAGCGCAAATCGCTGcatatttgaagtttttctCAAGCGTTGCCGAACTTGCGCGGTCTAAGTGGACAGAGTTCAATCTGAGTTTAATGATCACTGGGTTTGGGATATTGGTTATATCACTCATCCTTCAGTCTCTTGCTATCTTTCATGGAGATAATAAACCTTTAGCAGTGGGTTCTGGATTATCTACTGGTGCAGCTTTCACTCTCTTTATCGTATTGGTCCGTGCTTGCAGCTTTCTTTCCAACAGCTATATTT TGGAAGAAGGAAAAGTAGCAAACTTTCTCCTGGCAACAACTGGACTTATCAAGCTGAGATACTCGGTCATGAGGAAAGCAATGCGGAAAGAA gcttttatttttcttgctaTGGTTTCTGTTCTGAGAGTTTCTATAGATATTGGGTTAACAAAGCAAGCTGCAACGTCTCAGTTTATGAGTAGCTCACCGACGTGGATGTTGGGGTTAGCTCCAGACCATCCTGCATTGACATATGCGATTGAAATTGCACCTATCCTATCTGTAGCTGCACTCATTTGCGTACTCTACATAGCGGTTGCTAAAACACACAGTGAGGGGATGCGGAAGTATGTTACTGTTGGTAGTATGTTAAGCTACCTTTTGATAGCTTTGCTCTGGGCTTCAGAGAGCAAGATATTTGGTTTTGATGGTTTTCTTCAAGTGATTGGAGGAAGAAATGTCATCCCTCAAACGGTTTATGTAATCGGATTGGTGCAGCTCTTCCTTTTAGCTTCTTGCCATATGTTTTGCTCAGGAAAAGACAAGAATTGGGGCAGCAGAACTGTCGCTCTTGTATCTGCTTGTAGCTCGCCAGTAATGCTCTTGTCTGGGAAGCAAGGATCAATGCTTGCTTTAGCATATCTGCTGGCTG GCTATTGTATTATGAGGCTGGAGGGTGTAGAGAGAAGAACCAAATCAGATGGACAGAACTCAAAACTAGATCCTGTGTGTGTTGTGCAATGGAGTCTTCTTTCTGTATGCATGTTTTTCGCCAGCGGGCATTGGTGTGCCTTTGATGGTCTCCGCTATGGAGCTGCATTTGTTGG GTTTGATGAGTTTGTGCTTATACGACAAGCCATCCTTTTGACAATCGAAACATTTGGATTCTCGATCATCCTTTCTGTATTCGGACTTCCTCTCCTCATACCAACTCATGGAGAAAAGCGCCGCCAGTTGTTTCAA ATGTACATGCTCTACGGAGTTATATCCGCGACTACAGTCACAGCTACGATCCTCTGCGTCACCATCCATAGAAGACATCTGATG GTTTGGGGTTTGTTTGCTCCAAAATTTGTGTTTGACGTTGTTGGTCTCATCCTCACCGATGTCCTCATATGTTTGGCTTCAGCTTTCTATCTTTGA
- the LOC103846261 gene encoding GPI ethanolamine phosphate transferase 3 isoform X2 — protein sequence MMGDDTWTQLFPNQFQQSYPFPSFNVKDLDTVDNGCIEHLFPTLYKDDWDVLIAHFLGVDHAGHIFGVDSMPMINKLEQYNTVIERVVDILESQAGPGGVHENTMLIVMGDHGQTLNGDHGGGTAEEVETTMFVMSTKKHTTSVPPEFDTSSCKQDPDGKQMCISSIEQLDFAATLSALLGISFPFGSIGHVNPELYALGSSSFNLDNTKQPAVKEWMQSYVNVLCVNAWQVKRYIDVYSNSSVVGFSSDDMSRISDQYSAAEHHWSNSVKHLLMDNDGNEDSTNTSALKAQIAAYLKFFSSVAELARSKWTEFNLSLMITGFGILVISLILQSLAIFHGDNKPLAVGSGLSTGAAFTLFIVLVRACSFLSNSYILEEGKVANFLLATTGLIKLRYSVMRKAMRKEAFIFLAMVSVLRVSIDIGLTKQAATSQFMSSSPTWMLGLAPDHPALTYAIEIAPILSVAALICVLYIAVAKTHSEGMRKYVTVGSMLSYLLIALLWASESKIFGFDGFLQVIGGRNVIPQTVYVIGLVQLFLLASCHMFCSGKDKNWGSRTVALVSACSSPVMLLSGKQGSMLALAYLLAGYCIMRLEGVERRTKSDGQNSKLDPVCVVQWSLLSVCMFFASGHWCAFDGLRYGAAFVGFDEFVLIRQAILLTIETFGFSIILSVFGLPLLIPTHGEKRRQLFQMYMLYGVISATTVTATILCVTIHRRHLMVWGLFAPKFVFDVVGLILTDVLICLASAFYL from the exons ATGATGGGTGATGATACTTGGACACAGTTGTTCCCTAATCAGTTTCAACAGTCGTATCCTTTTCCTTCTTTCAATGTTAAAGACCTGGATACT GTTGACAATGGATGCATTGAACACCTATTCCCAACACTTTACAAAGATGATTGGGATGTTCTGATTGCGCATTTTCTTGGCGTG GACCATGCAGGACACATATTTGGAGTGGATTCGATGCCGATGATTAATAAGTTGGAGCAATATAATACTGTTATAGAG AGAGTCGTGGATATATTGGAGAGCCAGGCTGGACCAGGTGGCGTGCATGAGAACACTATGCTCATAGTAATGGGTGACCATGGGCAGACATTAAATGGGGATCATGGCGGAGGCACTGCTGAAGAG GTAGAAACAACCATGTTTGTCATGAGTACGAAGAAGCATACAACTTCGGTTCCTCCTGAGTTTGATACCTCGTCTTGTAAACAAGATCCG GACGGGAAGCAGATGTGCATCAGCTCCATCGAGCAG CTTGATTTTGCGGCAACATTGTCAGCTTTGCTTGGAATATCATTTCCTTTCGGAAG CATTGGGCATGTCAACCCAGAGCTCTATGCCCTTGGTTCCAGCAGCTTTAATTTAGATAACACTAAGCAACCAGCTGTTAAAGAGTGGATGCAAAGTTATGTGAATGTCCTCTGTGTGAATGCTTGGCAG GTGAAAAGATATATAGATGTTTATTCAAACTCATCCGTTGTTGGTTTCTCATCCGATGATATGTCAAGAATATCAGATCAATATTCTGCAGCCGAACATCATTGGTCTAACTCTGTCAAACACCTATTGATGGATAACGATGGAAACGAGGACAGTACAAATACATCTGCTCTTAAAGCGCAAATCGCTGcatatttgaagtttttctCAAGCGTTGCCGAACTTGCGCGGTCTAAGTGGACAGAGTTCAATCTGAGTTTAATGATCACTGGGTTTGGGATATTGGTTATATCACTCATCCTTCAGTCTCTTGCTATCTTTCATGGAGATAATAAACCTTTAGCAGTGGGTTCTGGATTATCTACTGGTGCAGCTTTCACTCTCTTTATCGTATTGGTCCGTGCTTGCAGCTTTCTTTCCAACAGCTATATTT TGGAAGAAGGAAAAGTAGCAAACTTTCTCCTGGCAACAACTGGACTTATCAAGCTGAGATACTCGGTCATGAGGAAAGCAATGCGGAAAGAA gcttttatttttcttgctaTGGTTTCTGTTCTGAGAGTTTCTATAGATATTGGGTTAACAAAGCAAGCTGCAACGTCTCAGTTTATGAGTAGCTCACCGACGTGGATGTTGGGGTTAGCTCCAGACCATCCTGCATTGACATATGCGATTGAAATTGCACCTATCCTATCTGTAGCTGCACTCATTTGCGTACTCTACATAGCGGTTGCTAAAACACACAGTGAGGGGATGCGGAAGTATGTTACTGTTGGTAGTATGTTAAGCTACCTTTTGATAGCTTTGCTCTGGGCTTCAGAGAGCAAGATATTTGGTTTTGATGGTTTTCTTCAAGTGATTGGAGGAAGAAATGTCATCCCTCAAACGGTTTATGTAATCGGATTGGTGCAGCTCTTCCTTTTAGCTTCTTGCCATATGTTTTGCTCAGGAAAAGACAAGAATTGGGGCAGCAGAACTGTCGCTCTTGTATCTGCTTGTAGCTCGCCAGTAATGCTCTTGTCTGGGAAGCAAGGATCAATGCTTGCTTTAGCATATCTGCTGGCTG GCTATTGTATTATGAGGCTGGAGGGTGTAGAGAGAAGAACCAAATCAGATGGACAGAACTCAAAACTAGATCCTGTGTGTGTTGTGCAATGGAGTCTTCTTTCTGTATGCATGTTTTTCGCCAGCGGGCATTGGTGTGCCTTTGATGGTCTCCGCTATGGAGCTGCATTTGTTGG GTTTGATGAGTTTGTGCTTATACGACAAGCCATCCTTTTGACAATCGAAACATTTGGATTCTCGATCATCCTTTCTGTATTCGGACTTCCTCTCCTCATACCAACTCATGGAGAAAAGCGCCGCCAGTTGTTTCAA ATGTACATGCTCTACGGAGTTATATCCGCGACTACAGTCACAGCTACGATCCTCTGCGTCACCATCCATAGAAGACATCTGATG GTTTGGGGTTTGTTTGCTCCAAAATTTGTGTTTGACGTTGTTGGTCTCATCCTCACCGATGTCCTCATATGTTTGGCTTCAGCTTTCTATCTTTGA